A window of Hymenobacter aerilatus contains these coding sequences:
- a CDS encoding TerC family protein — protein sequence MFDFSSFTDVHTWVSLLTLTFMEIVLGIDNIIFISIVVNRLPHEQQARGRTIGLLLALLFRIGLLLSISWIVGLKTPLFYIDLPFREPDFGVSGRDIILFLGGLFLLAKSTTEIHGKLQGEEEEHSEGKYNTLSRVIFQIIVIDIVFSFDSILTAVGLVNNVLVMILAVVLAMGVMLAFSGYVADFVNKNPTIKILALSFLIMIGAMLIMEAFHQEVPKGYVYFAMAFSLGVELLNMRVRKKVPPVELRDVHAQTKE from the coding sequence GTGTTCGACTTCTCCTCCTTCACCGACGTGCACACCTGGGTCAGCTTGCTTACGCTGACGTTCATGGAAATTGTACTGGGCATCGACAACATCATCTTCATTTCCATTGTAGTGAACCGGCTGCCGCACGAGCAGCAGGCCCGCGGCCGTACCATTGGGCTGCTGCTGGCGCTGTTGTTTCGTATTGGGCTGCTGCTCAGTATTTCGTGGATTGTAGGGCTGAAAACGCCGCTCTTTTATATTGATCTGCCGTTCCGGGAGCCCGACTTTGGGGTGTCTGGTAGAGACATCATCCTGTTCCTTGGCGGGCTGTTTCTGCTGGCCAAAAGCACCACCGAAATTCACGGGAAGTTGCAGGGCGAGGAAGAGGAGCATAGCGAAGGTAAGTACAACACCTTGTCGCGGGTGATTTTTCAGATTATCGTCATCGACATCGTTTTCTCCTTCGACTCCATCCTGACGGCCGTGGGACTAGTCAACAACGTGCTGGTGATGATACTGGCCGTGGTGCTGGCCATGGGCGTGATGCTGGCCTTCTCTGGCTACGTGGCCGACTTCGTAAATAAGAACCCTACCATCAAAATCCTGGCGCTGTCGTTCCTGATTATGATTGGAGCGATGCTGATTATGGAAGCCTTCCACCAGGAAGTGCCCAAGGGCTACGTGTACTTTGCCATGGCTTTCTCCCTAGGGGTGGAGCTGCTGAATATGCGTGTTCGCAAGAAAGTGCCGCCGGTAGAGCTCCGCGACGTGCACGCGCAGACGAAGGAATAG
- a CDS encoding NYN domain-containing protein: MNQINSPLVRIGVFYDGNYFLKISDYYYFQHERKARISLEGLHEFIRQQVAEEEDVDVRLSQIIDSHFFRGRLSATEARDKDRLFHDRLFDDILMNLGINTHYMPLKTRDGRLQEKGIDVWLSLEAYELAMYKSFDVVVLIAGDSDYAPLIKKLNTLGTRVMLLNWDFKYTDYKGENRVTRASQQLLGSATYPVDMHDIIDQGLSTNEELIENMFVAQSEPTTYPTSTLKPVRPTGPTAAGPVGTVGISTIKNLKNGFGFVVMPPNNLFFSYADMAEGDFNDLNEGDWVEFTVGRNHRDEDCARNVRKVQPPQMEDGDEYEDDEREHESAGSPDRL, translated from the coding sequence ATGAATCAGATCAATAGTCCTCTGGTTAGGATAGGCGTCTTTTACGATGGCAATTATTTCCTTAAAATCAGTGATTACTACTACTTCCAGCACGAGCGCAAAGCCCGCATCAGCCTGGAAGGGTTACACGAATTTATCCGACAACAAGTAGCGGAAGAAGAGGACGTAGACGTACGCCTGAGCCAGATCATCGACTCGCACTTTTTTCGCGGTCGTTTGAGTGCCACCGAAGCCCGCGACAAAGACCGGCTGTTTCACGACCGGCTGTTTGATGATATCCTCATGAACCTGGGCATCAACACGCACTACATGCCCCTGAAAACCCGCGACGGCCGGTTGCAGGAAAAAGGCATTGATGTGTGGCTCTCGCTGGAAGCCTACGAGCTGGCCATGTACAAGAGCTTTGATGTGGTAGTGCTGATTGCTGGCGACAGCGACTACGCGCCCCTCATCAAGAAGCTGAATACCCTGGGCACCCGCGTGATGCTGCTGAACTGGGACTTCAAATACACCGATTACAAAGGCGAAAACCGCGTAACGCGCGCTTCGCAGCAGTTGCTGGGCAGTGCTACCTACCCGGTAGATATGCACGACATTATCGATCAGGGCTTGTCGACCAACGAAGAGCTGATCGAGAACATGTTTGTGGCGCAGTCGGAGCCTACTACCTACCCTACCTCTACCCTAAAGCCGGTTCGTCCTACGGGGCCCACGGCAGCCGGGCCGGTAGGTACGGTTGGTATCAGCACCATCAAAAACCTCAAAAATGGTTTTGGCTTCGTGGTGATGCCGCCCAACAACCTGTTCTTCAGCTACGCTGACATGGCCGAGGGTGACTTCAATGACCTGAACGAGGGTGACTGGGTGGAATTTACGGTAGGCCGCAACCACCGCGACGAGGACTGTGCCCGCAACGTGCGCAAAGTGCAGCCCCCGCAGATGGAAGACGGCGACGAATACGAGGACGACGAGCGGGAGCACGAGTCGGCTGGCTCGCCCGACCGCCTTTAG
- a CDS encoding RNA methyltransferase produces the protein MRKLSMEELNRLTVADFKNTQKFPLVLVLDNVRSLHNVGAAFRTADAFAVEKIWLCGITGRPPQREITKTALGSTESVAWEYAPTTVAAVEQLKAAGYQVVAVEQTTESQPLPAFRPTPGQGYALVMGNEVFGVDDEVLALCDAAVEIPQFGTKHSLNVSVAAGVVLWDFISKMG, from the coding sequence ATGCGCAAACTTTCAATGGAAGAGCTGAACCGCTTGACGGTGGCAGACTTCAAAAATACGCAAAAATTCCCCCTTGTCCTGGTGCTCGACAACGTGCGCAGCCTGCACAACGTGGGCGCCGCCTTCCGCACCGCCGACGCCTTTGCCGTAGAAAAAATCTGGCTCTGCGGCATTACAGGTCGCCCGCCCCAACGCGAAATCACCAAAACGGCGCTGGGCTCCACCGAGTCGGTGGCGTGGGAATATGCGCCTACCACCGTGGCAGCCGTGGAACAGCTAAAGGCCGCTGGCTACCAAGTAGTAGCCGTAGAGCAAACCACCGAAAGCCAGCCCCTACCCGCCTTCCGCCCTACCCCCGGCCAGGGCTATGCACTCGTGATGGGCAACGAAGTATTTGGGGTAGACGATGAGGTGCTAGCCCTCTGCGACGCGGCCGTAGAAATCCCGCAGTTCGGCACCAAACACTCCCTAAACGTGAGCGTGGCGGCGGGTGTGGTCCTGTGGGATTTTATATCGAAGATGGGGTAG
- a CDS encoding T9SS type A sorting domain-containing protein, protein MKKLLLFSFLLIAAVAPSFGQQLVKYVGPGVPDTCYASYKAVRTRIPPPAAFLANRPLGTKATITVTYTGFTPEAQAAFQYAVDIWQSLLVTNVPIRISATWRPLDAGVLGSAGPSGLYQLAGYGERISNSLYPTALAEKIVGADINGSGAADINASFSSTFNWYLGTDGLTPAGQYDLVSVVLHELGHGLGFLTSKGYDVNSKQGSLSTPPSIYADFMKTGAGLSVADTRIFVNPSVELGTAFTTNDLYFDSPLTRASNNGERARLYAPTEYASGSSLSHLDENTYSAGDINSLMSPQFAPGEAIHSPGPIVLAMFNEMGWFNTAIDHTPYTDTETPRTFPVTVRLRSDGTVTPGSVKLNYAFNNGALTTVTMTPTGTTNQYTATIPNPGSGVRVSYYVEASDNETRRIYTAPGRDAFSTVSNRYSFFVGPDVVPPTLSHTPPAYLFTSNLPYTITAQAADNIGVASVTLEYNVNGTVRPSITLTRGTGNSINTYTGVLSTAAGPIVAGDVINYRIVAQDNSSNANRTALPATGFYAVPVVDVRPAADMYANEFERTTPIDFVGPGFSIATPTGFTNGAIHSTHPYVNNVNYFYRLLVPIRVKADPQIARVRFDEIVLVEPGEEGSVFPAPNFFDYVVVEGSLDGTTWTPLAPGYDARNNANWLDLYNRALSGENSAAVGTPSIYASRTISLLDKFKAGDVVQLRFRLYADGGAYGWGWAIDNLHIQDNTVTPTAQALQGAGVSVFPNPTAGQFTVQTRFDKPVANLEVVVRNALGQEVLRQSQTAVKGQVSLPLDLNKCANGFYLVSLTADGETATRKVMLSK, encoded by the coding sequence ATGAAAAAACTCTTACTCTTTTCCTTTCTACTTATAGCAGCCGTTGCGCCTTCTTTTGGGCAGCAGTTGGTGAAATATGTAGGGCCGGGCGTGCCGGATACCTGCTACGCGAGTTACAAGGCGGTGCGTACGCGGATACCCCCGCCGGCTGCCTTCCTGGCCAACCGGCCATTGGGCACCAAGGCTACCATTACGGTTACGTACACTGGCTTTACCCCCGAAGCACAAGCCGCCTTTCAGTATGCCGTGGATATCTGGCAATCGTTGCTGGTAACAAATGTGCCCATCCGCATCAGCGCCACGTGGCGGCCACTGGATGCGGGTGTGTTAGGCTCGGCTGGGCCTAGCGGTTTGTACCAACTGGCGGGCTATGGGGAGCGGATTAGCAACTCGCTGTATCCTACGGCCTTAGCGGAGAAAATAGTAGGAGCTGATATTAATGGCTCGGGTGCCGCTGATATCAATGCCAGCTTCAGCAGCACCTTCAACTGGTATCTGGGTACGGATGGGCTCACGCCGGCCGGACAGTACGACCTGGTATCGGTGGTGCTGCACGAGCTGGGGCACGGCCTGGGCTTTCTGACGTCGAAAGGCTATGATGTCAACAGCAAACAAGGGTCCTTGTCGACGCCACCGAGCATATATGCGGACTTTATGAAGACGGGCGCGGGCCTGAGCGTAGCCGACACCCGTATCTTCGTCAATCCGTCGGTAGAGTTGGGTACCGCCTTCACCACCAACGATTTGTATTTCGATAGTCCCCTGACGCGGGCTTCCAACAACGGGGAGCGGGCACGTCTCTACGCACCCACTGAGTATGCGTCCGGTTCCAGCCTCTCACACCTCGACGAAAATACCTATAGTGCTGGTGATATCAACTCGCTGATGTCGCCGCAGTTTGCTCCAGGGGAGGCCATTCACTCGCCGGGACCTATCGTGCTGGCCATGTTCAATGAAATGGGGTGGTTTAACACCGCCATCGACCACACGCCCTATACCGATACGGAAACGCCCAGAACCTTCCCCGTAACAGTGCGGTTGCGGAGCGATGGCACTGTTACGCCTGGCTCGGTGAAGCTAAACTACGCATTCAATAATGGCGCCCTGACTACGGTGACGATGACGCCCACCGGCACAACCAATCAGTATACGGCCACCATTCCCAACCCCGGCAGCGGTGTGCGGGTGAGCTACTACGTAGAAGCCTCCGACAACGAAACCCGGCGTATCTACACCGCCCCCGGCCGCGACGCCTTCTCTACGGTGTCTAACCGGTACTCATTCTTCGTGGGGCCCGATGTGGTGCCGCCTACCCTCTCGCATACGCCACCTGCCTACTTGTTTACCAGTAACCTGCCGTATACCATCACGGCCCAGGCTGCGGACAACATTGGGGTAGCCTCCGTGACGTTAGAATACAACGTGAACGGAACCGTCCGGCCATCCATCACCCTGACCAGGGGCACCGGCAACAGCATCAACACCTACACGGGTGTGCTCAGCACCGCTGCCGGTCCTATCGTCGCCGGCGACGTTATCAATTACCGCATAGTGGCGCAGGACAACTCCTCCAACGCCAACCGTACTGCCCTACCCGCTACCGGTTTCTACGCGGTGCCGGTGGTAGACGTGCGCCCGGCGGCCGATATGTACGCCAACGAGTTTGAGCGCACCACGCCCATTGATTTTGTGGGCCCAGGCTTCTCTATTGCTACCCCCACAGGGTTTACCAACGGCGCCATCCACTCCACGCACCCCTACGTCAACAATGTCAACTACTTCTACCGGTTGCTGGTGCCTATTCGGGTGAAGGCCGACCCGCAGATTGCGCGGGTGCGGTTTGATGAAATTGTGTTGGTAGAACCCGGCGAAGAAGGTTCTGTATTCCCTGCACCTAATTTCTTCGATTACGTGGTGGTAGAAGGTAGCCTAGATGGCACCACCTGGACGCCTTTGGCTCCTGGCTACGACGCCCGCAACAACGCCAACTGGCTTGACTTGTACAACCGCGCCTTGAGCGGCGAGAATTCGGCAGCCGTGGGTACGCCTTCCATCTACGCTTCCCGCACTATCAGCCTGTTGGATAAGTTTAAGGCCGGTGATGTAGTGCAGCTTCGCTTCCGCTTGTATGCCGATGGCGGCGCTTACGGCTGGGGTTGGGCCATCGACAACCTGCACATTCAGGACAATACTGTAACGCCCACGGCCCAGGCGCTGCAAGGCGCTGGGGTAAGTGTGTTCCCAAACCCTACGGCCGGGCAATTCACTGTGCAAACCCGCTTCGATAAGCCAGTAGCTAACCTGGAAGTGGTGGTGCGCAACGCCTTAGGGCAGGAAGTGCTGCGCCAGTCGCAAACCGCCGTGAAAGGCCAGGTGTCCCTACCCCTCGACCTGAATAAGTGCGCCAACGGCTTCTACCTCGTAAGCCTAACGGCCGACGGCGAAACCGCCACGCGCAAAGTGATGCTCAGCAAATAG
- a CDS encoding YajQ family cyclic di-GMP-binding protein, whose product MPSFDIVSKVDPQTLENAVNTAKKELQTRYDLRDTKGGIELDKKANTIQLSSENSMRVKALEDILLARVVKQGIDGTALDFTDEEQASGALVKKTVKVRAGIDKDTGRKISKAIKDAKLKVEVQMQDEQVRVSGKKIDDLQAVIALLRRTDIGQPLQFVNMK is encoded by the coding sequence ATGCCTTCTTTCGACATTGTGAGCAAAGTAGATCCGCAAACCCTCGAAAACGCGGTGAATACAGCCAAAAAAGAACTTCAGACACGCTACGACCTGCGCGATACCAAAGGCGGCATCGAGCTGGACAAAAAAGCCAACACCATCCAGCTCAGCTCCGAAAACTCCATGCGTGTGAAAGCCCTGGAGGACATTCTGCTGGCCCGCGTGGTAAAGCAGGGTATTGATGGCACCGCGCTGGATTTTACCGATGAAGAGCAGGCCAGCGGTGCGCTGGTGAAAAAAACGGTGAAGGTGCGCGCTGGTATCGATAAAGACACCGGCCGTAAAATCAGCAAGGCTATCAAAGATGCCAAGCTGAAAGTGGAAGTGCAGATGCAGGATGAGCAAGTGCGCGTGTCGGGCAAGAAAATCGACGATCTGCAAGCCGTTATTGCCCTCCTCCGCCGCACCGACATCGGCCAGCCCCTGCAATTTGTGAACATGAAATAG
- the mutS gene encoding DNA mismatch repair protein MutS, with protein sequence MKQYYQLKQQHPGALILFRVGDFYETFGEDAVNASRILDIVLTKRGAGTPSEVPLAGFPHHSLDTYLPKLVRAGQRVAICDQLEDPKQAKGLVKRGITELVTPGVSLHDNVLERRRNNYLCAIHFGKQEAGISFLDVSTGEFLVAQGDVAYLGKLLQNFTPAEVLFCKRSRREFEENFGPDYCHFALDEWVFGFDYAHDTLTRHFNTTSLKGYGIDNLKEGITAAGCILHYLAETKHTDIGHIGSIGRLEEDKYVWLDRFTVRNLELVHAQHPGGVPLIDILDQTVTPMGARLLRKWVVLPLKEPAQIQRRLDTVDGLLKNPELLAELDQYLRQINDLERLISKVAVRRINPRELVQLARALEAIEPIRELLANSGLRALQKMADQLNPCATLRDEIKAKIKADAPLLINQGNVLNDGVDPELDRLRRIAFSGKDELLNIQQREQRNTGISSLKVAYNKVFGYYLEVSNAHKSKVPTEWIRKQTLVNAERYITEELKTYEETILNAEEKLFSLEMQLYNELVLSAAESVAQIQQNARAIGVTDCLASFANTARQHRYVKPVVNDGTVLDIRAGRHPVIERQLPVGEAYIPNDICLDQDEQQIVVITGPNMAGKSALLRQTALIVLLAQIGSFVPADAATVGIIDKIFTRVGASDNLSKGESTFMVEMTETASILNNLSDRSLVLMDEIGRGTSTYDGISIAWAIVEHLHNSPKARAKTLFATHYHELNQLADDCPRVRNYNVAVKEADGRILFLRKLQEGGSEHSFGIHVARMAGMPTAVVLRANEIMHHLEQERAGTGLEPDAPTEFDEVLAGLDIEPAPTPRAPKAQPAAAVHNAPRPSLQLSMFEPADPALERIRELLEKLDVNTLTPIEALLKLNELKLAAGSK encoded by the coding sequence ATGAAGCAGTATTATCAGCTGAAGCAGCAGCACCCCGGCGCGCTGATTCTCTTTCGGGTAGGCGACTTCTACGAAACCTTCGGCGAGGATGCCGTGAATGCCTCCCGCATCCTGGATATCGTGCTCACGAAGCGCGGGGCCGGCACGCCCTCGGAGGTGCCGCTGGCGGGCTTCCCCCATCACTCCCTCGATACCTATCTGCCCAAGCTGGTGCGCGCCGGCCAGCGCGTGGCCATCTGCGACCAACTCGAAGACCCCAAGCAGGCCAAGGGCCTCGTGAAGCGCGGTATTACGGAGCTGGTAACGCCCGGCGTGAGCCTGCACGACAACGTGCTAGAGCGCCGCCGCAATAACTACCTCTGCGCCATCCACTTCGGCAAGCAGGAAGCCGGCATCAGCTTTCTGGACGTGAGCACCGGCGAGTTTCTGGTGGCCCAGGGCGACGTGGCCTACCTCGGCAAGCTACTGCAAAACTTTACGCCGGCCGAGGTGCTGTTTTGCAAGCGCAGCCGCCGTGAGTTTGAGGAAAACTTTGGTCCCGACTACTGCCACTTTGCGTTGGACGAGTGGGTGTTTGGCTTTGATTATGCCCACGACACGCTCACGCGCCACTTCAACACTACTTCGCTCAAGGGCTATGGTATTGATAATCTGAAGGAAGGCATTACGGCGGCGGGCTGCATCCTGCACTACCTCGCCGAAACCAAGCACACCGATATTGGCCACATTGGCAGCATTGGGCGCCTGGAAGAAGACAAATATGTGTGGCTCGACCGCTTCACGGTGCGCAACCTGGAGCTGGTACATGCCCAGCACCCCGGCGGCGTGCCCCTCATCGACATTCTCGATCAGACCGTGACGCCCATGGGTGCCCGCCTGCTGCGCAAGTGGGTGGTCCTACCCCTGAAAGAGCCTGCTCAGATTCAGCGCCGCCTCGATACGGTGGACGGCCTCCTGAAAAATCCCGAGCTGCTGGCCGAGCTGGACCAGTATCTGCGTCAGATCAACGACCTGGAACGTTTGATTTCTAAGGTAGCCGTGCGCCGCATCAATCCGCGCGAGCTGGTGCAGCTGGCCCGCGCCCTAGAGGCCATCGAGCCTATCCGGGAGTTGCTGGCCAATTCAGGGCTGCGCGCCCTGCAGAAAATGGCTGACCAACTGAATCCCTGCGCAACCCTGCGCGACGAAATCAAGGCAAAAATTAAAGCCGACGCGCCCCTGCTCATCAACCAGGGCAACGTGCTCAACGACGGGGTAGACCCCGAGCTGGACCGTCTGCGCCGCATTGCGTTTTCGGGCAAGGATGAACTGCTAAACATTCAGCAACGGGAGCAGCGTAACACCGGCATTTCGTCGCTGAAAGTGGCCTACAATAAGGTTTTTGGCTATTACCTCGAAGTCTCGAATGCGCACAAAAGCAAGGTGCCTACCGAGTGGATCCGCAAGCAAACCCTGGTAAATGCCGAGCGCTACATCACAGAGGAGCTGAAAACGTACGAGGAGACGATTCTGAACGCCGAGGAAAAGCTGTTTTCCTTGGAAATGCAGTTATACAACGAGTTGGTGTTGTCGGCAGCTGAGTCGGTGGCGCAGATTCAGCAGAATGCCCGGGCCATCGGCGTGACGGACTGCCTGGCGTCGTTTGCCAACACGGCCCGCCAGCACCGCTACGTGAAACCGGTAGTGAACGATGGCACCGTGCTCGACATCCGCGCCGGCCGCCACCCTGTTATTGAGCGCCAATTGCCGGTAGGCGAAGCCTATATCCCCAACGACATCTGCCTCGACCAGGACGAGCAGCAGATTGTGGTAATTACCGGCCCCAATATGGCTGGTAAATCGGCCCTACTGCGTCAAACGGCTCTCATCGTGCTGCTGGCGCAAATCGGCTCCTTCGTACCCGCTGATGCGGCTACGGTCGGCATCATCGATAAGATTTTCACCAGGGTAGGAGCTTCCGACAACCTGAGCAAGGGCGAAAGTACGTTCATGGTAGAGATGACCGAAACGGCGTCTATTCTGAATAACTTGTCCGACCGCAGCTTGGTGCTCATGGACGAAATTGGGCGAGGCACCAGCACCTACGACGGCATCAGTATCGCCTGGGCCATTGTGGAGCATCTGCACAACTCGCCCAAGGCCCGCGCCAAAACGCTGTTTGCCACCCACTATCATGAGCTGAACCAACTGGCCGACGATTGCCCCCGGGTGCGCAACTACAACGTGGCTGTGAAGGAGGCCGACGGCCGTATCCTGTTCCTGCGCAAGCTGCAGGAAGGCGGCTCCGAGCACAGCTTCGGTATCCACGTGGCCCGCATGGCCGGTATGCCCACGGCCGTAGTGCTGCGCGCCAACGAAATCATGCACCATCTGGAGCAGGAGCGCGCCGGCACCGGCCTGGAGCCCGACGCCCCCACTGAGTTCGACGAAGTGCTGGCTGGCCTGGATATCGAGCCTGCGCCTACCCCACGCGCCCCCAAGGCCCAACCCGCCGCGGCCGTGCACAATGCCCCGCGCCCCAGCTTGCAGCTTAGCATGTTTGAGCCTGCCGACCCAGCCTTGGAGCGCATACGCGAGCTGCTAGAGAAACTTGACGTCAATACCCTTACACCCATTGAGGCGCTACTGAAGCTGAATGAGTTGAAGCTGGCGGCGGGTAGCAAGTAA
- a CDS encoding SDR family oxidoreductase, which translates to MSNDKIALIVGASGIVGSNLATELLATNWTVYGLARRPPQHLPGLRPVAANLLEPTSLETALADVHPTHVFITTWMRQDTEAENIRVNSALVRNILTALSPKGTVQHVALVTGLKHYLGPFEAYAKGGTLPPTPFREELPRLDIENFYYAQEDEVYAAAERDGFTWSIHRPHTIIGKAVGNLMNMGTTLAVYASICKETGQPFQWPGSEAQWNGLSDVTDARIIAKQLAWAATTEAAHNEAFNIVNGDYFRWSWLWPRLAAWFGVEATGFDGTVHSLEAQMADDTDRWREMAARYQLVEPELNNLASPWHTDLDLGRPLEVMTDMSKSRKLGFLVYQPTEESFFDLFAQLRTDRIIP; encoded by the coding sequence ATGAGTAACGATAAAATTGCCCTGATTGTGGGCGCCAGCGGCATTGTCGGTAGCAATCTAGCTACTGAACTGCTTGCTACCAATTGGACTGTATATGGCCTGGCCCGCCGTCCCCCGCAACACCTTCCCGGTCTCCGCCCCGTAGCCGCCAATCTGCTAGAGCCAACCTCTTTAGAAACAGCCCTGGCCGATGTACATCCTACGCATGTATTCATCACCACTTGGATGCGACAGGATACAGAGGCTGAGAATATTCGCGTCAACAGCGCGCTAGTGCGTAATATCTTAACGGCGCTTTCGCCAAAAGGCACTGTGCAGCATGTAGCACTGGTTACGGGACTGAAGCATTATTTAGGTCCGTTTGAGGCGTACGCTAAGGGCGGCACCCTACCCCCTACCCCGTTCCGGGAAGAGCTGCCCCGGCTCGACATCGAAAACTTCTACTACGCGCAGGAAGACGAGGTATACGCCGCGGCTGAGCGCGACGGTTTCACCTGGAGCATTCATCGTCCTCATACCATCATTGGTAAAGCGGTCGGTAACCTGATGAATATGGGCACTACGCTGGCCGTATATGCTAGCATTTGCAAGGAAACCGGTCAGCCATTTCAATGGCCTGGCTCGGAAGCCCAGTGGAACGGTCTTTCTGATGTAACTGACGCCCGTATCATTGCCAAGCAGTTGGCTTGGGCTGCCACTACAGAGGCTGCACACAACGAGGCTTTCAACATAGTGAATGGTGATTATTTCCGTTGGAGCTGGCTGTGGCCACGATTGGCAGCGTGGTTTGGGGTAGAAGCCACTGGCTTTGATGGGACGGTGCATTCCCTAGAAGCACAAATGGCTGACGATACCGACCGCTGGCGCGAGATGGCAGCTCGTTATCAACTAGTTGAACCGGAACTCAACAACTTGGCTTCACCCTGGCACACCGACCTCGACCTAGGTCGGCCGCTGGAGGTGATGACTGATATGAGCAAAAGCCGCAAACTGGGCTTTCTCGTGTATCAGCCTACCGAAGAATCGTTCTTCGATCTATTTGCCCAGCTGCGTACCGACCGGATTATTCCGTAG
- a CDS encoding GNAT family N-acetyltransferase, with amino-acid sequence MSVSSPRTAADFAAYYHLRYHVLRAPWQQPPGSERAPDDDAPTTLHALLRHPSPDGPVVAVGRLHPSAPGQGQVRFMAVDPAYQGRGLGRQVLAFLEAGARQQGLTECVLHARATAVPFYEAAGYTVVAPSHTLFGNVPHFLMRKELR; translated from the coding sequence ATGTCTGTTTCCTCGCCTCGCACCGCCGCCGATTTTGCCGCCTACTACCACCTGCGCTACCACGTGCTGCGGGCACCCTGGCAACAGCCGCCCGGCTCGGAGCGCGCCCCCGACGACGACGCCCCTACCACCCTGCACGCCCTACTACGCCACCCCTCCCCCGATGGCCCCGTGGTGGCCGTGGGCCGGCTACACCCCTCGGCACCGGGCCAGGGCCAAGTGCGCTTCATGGCCGTCGATCCGGCCTACCAGGGTAGGGGCCTGGGCCGGCAGGTGCTGGCTTTTCTGGAAGCCGGTGCCCGACAGCAGGGCCTCACGGAGTGCGTACTGCATGCCCGCGCTACAGCAGTGCCCTTTTATGAGGCAGCCGGCTACACGGTGGTGGCACCGTCGCACACGCTGTTTGGCAATGTGCCGCATTTTCTGATGCGCAAGGAGCTCCGCTAA